The Candidatus Binatia bacterium nucleotide sequence CACCGGAAGGCCCGTCCCGCCGCCGATGCACACGATCCGGTACGGCCCCGAAGAGCTCGCCCTCGCCACGGGCTCAACCCCCCTCGGACAGGAAGAAAAGTTCGCGGAGCCGGGCCGCGTGAGGCCGGAATCGTTCGTCCTCGAGAACCGCCGCGATCCCGGGCGCGACGAGATGGCGTGGATCCTTCCCGTAGCCTCGCAGCCTCTCTTCGACCCAGCTCTCGAGGCCGGGATCGCCACGCTCGAGGCGCTCCGCGAGTTCGGGGAGGAAACGCTCGCAGAAGTCGACGCGATTCTCCACGGAGACGAGCTGCGAGAGGAGAAGCCCGGGGCGCGCGACACGGAAACCGAGCCCGGCCAGGAGCCACTCGGCCGTCGCGAGGTCGATTCCGCGCACTTCTTCCCGGACGCGCCGGGCTTCCTCGTAGGTGCCCCGGCCCTCGACGTAGATCTTCAGCTTCGGCTCCGTTCCCGACGGCCGAACCGTCACTTTCGCGCCGCCTTCCAGAAACAGCACGACGACGTTCCGCGACGCCCTGTCGGTCTCGGAAAGCAAGGGACCGAAGCGCTGCTCGTCCCAGTGGTCCGTCCGCTCGAGTACGCGACGCCCCGCGATCTCCGACGGCGGGGCCGACCGCAGGAGCCGCATGGCTTCCTCGATTCGCGCGAGCCCCGTCACCCCCTCGAGAACCAGAGAATAGCTCGCCTGCGCGAAGTAGCCGTAACGCCGGTAGAGGTCCTCGAGGAGCTCCGGCGCCGTCCGGCCCTCGTCTTTCGCCTCCGAAAGAAGTTCCCCGAGAAGCAGCGCCGCCCCGGCCGCGTCCTTGTCGCGCAGCGCCGGGCTCGCGAGGACTCCGTGGCTTTCCTCGACCCCGAGGAGGAAATCCTCGGGTCCGGCTTCGAGGGAACCGTACCTGCCTTCGCGAGCGAGCGACTCGAGGACCGCGGCGACGTACTTGAACCCGACCAGCAGATCGCCCACCACGGCCACCCCGTTCCGGCGCGCGATCTCGGCGACGAGCTCCGTCGTGACGCCGGTCTTCACCACGAAGGGCCGCCGGGGCAGCGTCCCCGTACGGCGACGCTTTTCGACGACGTACGCGACGAGCAGCGCCCCGATTTCGTTGCCCGTGAGAAACCGGGGCCCCTCGCCCGTCCGCACGACGAGGCCGATGCGATCCGCGTCGGGGTCGCTCGCCATCGCCGCATCCGCCCCCGTGCGCTCCATTTCGCGCACCGCTCCTTCCATGGCGT carries:
- the pmm gene encoding phosphomannomutase, encoding MKDRIRAGFAALDVDAAVREIAEARLLEWLEREEFAPYRPQLHALVESGRWEFLLDSFYRTIPFGTGGRRGPVGIGTNRINPYTIATSVQGHVEYLRRRFGGKDLRVVVAFDCRVFRDLRGLYDPARPNPLLGMGSRDFARLATEVYAGNGVEVVTVPGDGFLLSTPELSFAIRHCAAAGGLNVSASHNHPDDNGAKFYTEYGGQPVPPEDERMAEAVEGVETVRRLDFSEAVSRGLVRWWSEEEHAAYVEANLRCSLSPRARSATIVYSPLHGTGRFTVYDVLSRAGFAVRLVPEEAEIDGSFPAVRYRIPNPEVPDAMEGAVREMERTGADAAMASDPDADRIGLVVRTGEGPRFLTGNEIGALLVAYVVEKRRRTGTLPRRPFVVKTGVTTELVAEIARRNGVAVVGDLLVGFKYVAAVLESLAREGRYGSLEAGPEDFLLGVEESHGVLASPALRDKDAAGAALLLGELLSEAKDEGRTAPELLEDLYRRYGYFAQASYSLVLEGVTGLARIEEAMRLLRSAPPSEIAGRRVLERTDHWDEQRFGPLLSETDRASRNVVVLFLEGGAKVTVRPSGTEPKLKIYVEGRGTYEEARRVREEVRGIDLATAEWLLAGLGFRVARPGLLLSQLVSVENRVDFCERFLPELAERLERGDPGLESWVEERLRGYGKDPRHLVAPGIAAVLEDERFRPHAARLRELFFLSEGG